CCACTTAGACATTCAACATCAAATAAAAATTATGGACTTATTAAAGGATTTAAATAAAGATGGGATGACAATTCTGATGGTCAACCACGATTTAAACCTCGCGGCTCAATTTTCCGAAAAATTGATCATGTTTTATCAGGGCACGATTTATAAATGGGGCAAGCCCTCAGAAATCATTAAACCTGAGACCATCAGGGATGTTTATGGGGTGGAGGTGGAGATAATAATCCATCCGGTAAAAAATACTCCCCAGATTTTTGCGAAATAAACTACTTCAACACCTGGATCTGGGTCGGACTTTTGAGGACGATCTCTGGTTTCCCCTTATATTCTTTTATCAGACCGGTGATGCGCACCCTTTTATTAAGATAATAATCTTCAGGATGCTTCGGGAATTTATCAAAATCGCTCGCAAAGATCACTGCGGTGAAATGGTTTTTCCAGTCTTTATGGAAATTCAAAAAACATACCCGGCCGGTATTGTTGGTCAGAACAATTCTCCCTTCCACAGTCTTCACCTTGCCATAATACTTATGGGCATCCAGATAAGAGATTACCTCCGGAGAGCCCTCAGGAGTGATAAATTCTTTTCGATAGAAGCCAATGGTGTCAGGTATCTGAAAAACCGGAAAGGACCATAAACCTCTTTTATTCCGGATGGCAGTCTTTTCCGCCTCCAGCAATTCTTTTTTATATAATGTATCCGGGGGATAAAACCGGGCTTCCGCCAGTCCCAGCCGTAGCATTTCTTCGTTGACAAATTTGCCATCAAGATAGACATAGCAGAGATACCGGCCATAGTCATCTTTTTCGCTGATATCTTTTTTCAATATCACTCTTTTATTCAGTATCATCC
This genomic window from candidate division WOR-3 bacterium contains:
- a CDS encoding thermonuclease family protein; this translates as MKQLIPLLLLGIFCTNQERVTEVIDGDTFKTEKNKTIRLLGINAPELDEPGGDIAKEFLKWMILNKRVILKKDISEKDDYGRYLCYVYLDGKFVNEEMLRLGLAEARFYPPDTLYKKELLEAEKTAIRNKRGLWSFPVFQIPDTIGFYRKEFITPEGSPEVISYLDAHKYYGKVKTVEGRIVLTNNTGRVCFLNFHKDWKNHFTAVIFASDFDKFPKHPEDYYLNKRVRITGLIKEYKGKPEIVLKSPTQIQVLK